From Salvia splendens isolate huo1 chromosome 16, SspV2, whole genome shotgun sequence, a single genomic window includes:
- the LOC121772005 gene encoding phosphomevalonate kinase, peroxisomal-like, translating into MAVVVSAPGKVLMTGGYLVLERPNAGIVLSTNARFYAIVKPLYEETKPDSWAWAWTDVKLTSLQMGREIMYKLSLKNLQLQSVSSSDRNPFVECALQYVVAAACATFDKPKKDELQKLLLRGLAITILGCNEFYSYRNQIEARGLPLTSESLASLPPFTSIAFNEDESNGQKSKPEVAKTGLGSSAAMTTAVVAALLHYLGVVSLPSEFSGPLEGDSVAADLDVVHVIAQTAHCIAQGKVGSGFDVSSAVYGSQRYVRFSPEVLSSAQDAGRGTPIEAAIGNVLKANWDHERTKFSLPPMMTLLLGEPGSGGSSTPSMVGAVKKWQKSDPQNSLETWKKLSEANSALEMHLKTLSKLAEINIDDYKYIIIKCSTVTSEKWRDEAPEPNQLEVVKALLGARDAMLAIRCNMRKMGEAAGIPIEPQSQTQLLDTTMNMEGVLLAGVPGAGGFDAVFAVTLGESGSNVVKVWSSINVLALLVREDPRGVSLESNDPRATEITGAVSALRIE; encoded by the exons ATGGCAGT GGTTGTTTCTGCTCCGGGGAAGGTTTTAATGACCGGAGGCTACCTTGTTTTGGAGAGGCCTAATGCTGGGATTGTGCTGAGTACAAATGCTCGATTTTATGCAATTGTAAAGCCGCTTTATGAGGAAACTAAACCCGACAGTTGGGCATGG GCATGGACAGATGTGAAACTGACGTCTCTGCAGATGGGAAGAGAAATTATGTACAAATTGTCGCTCAAGAATCTCCAGCTACAGAGTGTATCCTCTAG TGATAGGAATCCTTTTGTTGAATGTGCACTGCAATATGTTGTAGCAGCGGCTTGTGCCACGTTTGACAAACCTAAGAAGGACGAGTTGCAAAAACTTTTGTTGCGAG GTCTTGCCATTACTATATTAGGTTGCAATGAGTTCTATTCATATAGGAATCAG ATTGAAGCACGTGGCCTGCCATTGACCTCTGAATCATTGGCTTCACTTCCTCCTTTTACTTCAATTGCATTTAATGAGGATGAATCAAATGGACAAAAGAGCAAGCCTGAAGTTGCCAAAACAGGGCTGGGCTCGTCGGCAGCTATGACGACTGCTGTTGTTGCTGCTTTACTTCATTACCTTGGAGTTGTCAGTCTCCCCTCAGAGTTCAGTGGTCCTCTTGAAGGGGATAGTGTTGCTGCAGACCTGGATGTCGTGCATGTTATCGCTCAAACGGCTCACTGTATAGCACAAGGTAAAGTTGGTAGTGGTTTTGACGTGAGCTCTGCTGTTTATGGTAGTCAGCGGTATGTCAGATTTTCACCAGAAGTACTTTCTTCTGCTCAG GATGCTGGTCGAGGGACTCCAATTGAAGCGGCCATAGGGAATGTGCTAAAAGCTAATTGGGATCATGAGAGGACTAAATTTTCGTTACCCCCAATGATGACTTTA TTACTTGGAGAGCCAGGAAGTGGAGGATCATCAACACCGTCAATGGTTGGTGCTGTAAAGAAGTGGCAAAAGTCAGACCCTCAAAATTCCCTTGAAACATGGAAGAAGTTGTCAGAAGCTAATTCTGCTCTTGAGATGCACCTCAAAACCTTAAGCAAATTGGCAGAAATAAACATTGATGATTATAAATATATCATTATCAAATGCAGCACTGTCACATCGGAAAAG TGGAGAGACGAAGCTCCTGAACCAAATCAATTAGAAGTTGTTAAAGCATTACTAGGAGCTCGAGATGCCATGCTTGCTATCAGGTGTAACATGCGCAAGATGGGCGAGGCTGCTGGGATTCCT ATTGAGCCCCAGTCACAAACTCAACTGCTGGATACAACGATGAACATGGAAGGTGTTCTGTTGGCTGGTGTTCCTGGTGCAGGTGGATTTGATGCAGTCTTTGCTGTGACCTTGGGGGAGTCGGGCAGCAACGTGGTCAAAGTCTGGAGCTCCATCAATGTGCTCGCCTTGCTAGTGAGAGAGGACCCTCGCGGAGTTTCCTTGGAAAGCAACGACCCTCGGGCAACAGAAATTACTGGTGCGGTTTCTGCCCTTCGTATTGAGTGA